One Eurosta solidaginis isolate ZX-2024a chromosome 1, ASM4086904v1, whole genome shotgun sequence genomic window, gctttcacacagaagtaactgctcgattagtatgaaggatgagacagacaatcatggcggaacgatacaaggtgggagcatggtgacatacctacaacaaaaaaaaattccatgtacttgtaaattcgatggacaaatatcaaaatcgtactgcgccggtagttgatgtatcaaatcaaataaaaaaggttataatcagctgttcgatgcgaccACCTTGtttcgttccgccatgcagacaatgacatttgctttgacaaatggcatttttaagcactgaacacaccaaaaactaagaagcggaacgcggccaatagagttgcattgtgcttttgacttcattaggcatttgattagctactaatgaaataattatagatttgaattttgtagggaagattgagctcaataagcgtcttaatgtagaaaactgcctttattattcaataagccgtctgtgtgaaaatagtatatcgccgttaggctgttatcggtaagtgttgcatacttttctgcgcacttgattttgttttacaaatttttggcgatggaattttagctaagcgaaagtaggaattttattttaaaacagatttaacccacagatgagagatctgcaataagtagttgtaaactgaacgcggcataggcaaagttaagttatttaacactgtttgacatacttttatatgtgctctctgtcaaaaatgcttcaactaacttagtcacattttatttcgattatgaatatgccccaatatattcggattatgatataataaaattaaagaaaaaaataaaattaaagaaaaaaaacttttttaaaaataagcttttattattggctaataaaattaactaaaaagtaagttgatgcattaaaagaaatggatagaatgagaaacgttacaaataactaagtaaagattacgtaactaatttaaacaatattttaccctactaaaaatttaaaaaaattcctttttaaattaaatttaagaaaaaggcttttctaagaacaagcttctattacttgttaataaagcgaactaaaaagtaaaaaataaaattaaagaaaaaaaaacttttttaaaaataagcttttattattggttaataaaattaactaaaaagtaaacaataaattgactctaaagaaatataacactttataagttcattgtaagctttaacgataattaggctttttcgtctgcgacaaaagaattctatattgtacataattatatatttttaacattaaaactttacacctaaattattaaaccttacagtttatatcacagtcctaattgttctaataaaagcgtgttacattgcgatagcaagaaaaggagatcctaaatgttcttaattataccatcaaaattcaacacgttttttattagaacaattagaactgtgatataaactgtaaggtttaataatttaggtgtaaagttttaatgttaaaaatatataattatgtacaatatagaattcttttgtcgcagacgaaaaagcctaattatcgttaaagcttacaatgaacttataaagtgttatatttctttagagtcaatttattatttactttttagttaattttattaaccaataataaaagcttatttttaaaaaagtttttttctttaattttattcctGTTGTCTTATCTGCTACTCAGCATATATACGCATTTGCATGTAAGTGCATGATTGACGATTGTGTCCTTTGCCTAGTCCACAGGtaaggggatcctgcaaactgcgccagcTATCGCGGGATCAGAATTCTTAATATCGCTTATAAGGTCATGTCTAGTGAATTGTACGAAAGATTGAAGccatgaatcggctgattggatcaTATCAGTACGGCTTCAGACCAAGCAAGtctagcattgaaatctccaatCTTTGAAAAAAAATCTGCGATTTTAAAGCTACCTTCGACAGCGCAAAAAGGAGTGCTTATATGCccagcagaggaggaacgcaaaGATTGGCTCTGATTTCTTTGATATACTAAAAGCTTATGGAGCTAGACAAGACATTCATATGAACAGAACATGCCCTGCAATTGGAGAGTTCTCGCACAGCCCGAACGACCTAATTAAACAAGGTTTAGTTGAAAGAGCGCGTATACTTAGTAATAATCAGACTTCCACACCGCAGCAtgtattattattaggcctcaaTTCATGGCGACCTTAACTTAGATCTATTGTgtttgacctttcagcctattaaTGCATGTGGAGGCTTTTATTGTATTTAAACACCGCTTCAGGCCTTTTCTCCATATCAccaagggattaagagtcacgccacctaaATGGGAGTCTTTTTCTTGCCAGAGCAATGAATTCGGAGCGAATGGGGACCAGCGTTTCATCCCCAATCTCACAAAAGCGATAGATTTGTGTATagaatagatttaacttacttaggtgatattgtAGACTTTAGGTTCCCGTATTATACACAGTGAGATTCGAATGTCCTctttgcttagattaatgagtttgactgATACGAACGTTGCTTGGACTATGAACAATTTGGTCTCTCTTTGCATTGGGCATTTAATCCGGTGATGTCTGACCTTCACTGCTTcacagttacttatggtttccctagtgtgtgcctttgtgtgCCGCAGAAAGGCTCTGGACCATACATGTAATGCTGCTATGGCACCCTGCGGCATGTACATGTGATTTTTTTCCCATAAATTGGCGTAACAAGATCTGCATACATGTTACATATGTTAAAAAAAGGACGACAACGAAGCAAACCATTCCAAGTTCGATCCATTTTGATTAGAATGCCTCTGAAGCAGCTTCTAAGTCGATATAAATTTGTTTGCTGGATCCGTTCTATCCTACGTATGTATGCTCGCCAATTTTCTATAACGCAGACGGATACGTAGTGACCGTCTAGCCAAAAATAAAAACTTCCAGAATGGTCTACACCTTTTCCAACTATATTTGGAGAAAAATGTTTTGTTAATGTCCCAGCGTACCGTCATATTCGAGCTATTTATAccttcatatttatttatgtataaaaaCCGAACTGTAAAATTATTACAGTAAAATTTACCGAATATTCGACAAGAAATAACCAAAATTCTCTGTTTAGTTCGAAAAGACCTAGAACGTAGAATTTAATGGGCTGCGGCCACAATGTATCCGATTGAGTTAGTTCAAAATGCCACTATAAATAAGCcaaattaaattttaacttttcaatATTTTACAGTTGCTTTACCGCTAAGCACCCACGCATGTCCAGATCGCGATCGAGGAAAACCTGCGTAGCTCTTTTCCGTTGTTCGCAACAAAAGTTTACAacatgaaaaattaaatataattcaaTGCTGATTTTGgcgcaataaaaaataaaagcaaaccATCAAGCTTCTGTTATGACATAAATATGGGCATACAAAATAGCCAAAACATTAATGAAATCGTCGCAAACGATCAGGCAAAGAGGTAACTGAAAAACTGTAATCAGCTGTTTGATGGGAGCATCCAAAGTATTTTGTAACCAAATTAGCTCCTCGAAGCGCTCTCACCGAACATTATAACCCCGCGTAAAGTCTTCCAAGCTTTGCACCAACTGCATATAACAAGCGGCCAATAAAAGCACAAAGCACGTAATCAACAGTAAGAGAGTGGCGCGACCCTGTTGTAGGTATAGTGATGCCAGATTGATAAAAAAGCGCCATGGCTCAATTGTAACTATCAAATTTACTAAGTAAATGAGTTGCGTCAAGAAATCGTACAAAGTTAAAGCTAATTGTAACCATAGCAAAATCAGAACTTTTCCGTTTATAAAGTGACGACCGCATAGGGCGCGAACACGGcttaaagtattgtaacgaatttactgccattccccttatttatttttgttgtctcctccccatcaagatgaaagacatactcttccacatcgattccttctgcttccattgcctctcgtagccgtgcctgaagttcgagtttaacgccgcttgtattcaatccacggctctccaactccttctttagttgctggatcttcaattcactgaactttgccatgtccttgttgtcctctggaatttattcaacaattcctcttctgacaccaattgtaacgaatttacttgcaatcctcttatttgccctttttctgctgagttcgaatcactgaactcttgaataaataactccaatatgtaataatgcaaaatggcctttattaaagaacttcacaataacactcaaactgtgcaacgaatagcttgcttaataaccaaactgattgatagctcaaatgaaactctactattcaaaataatactgctcttgctcgctagatagcgccttaatcgaaatctcaaatcaaactgaattccagcgcctctacaatttccgccttttatactctttgatttcaaccttcgcatcttctaggcgcttccaggatCTACTAGTcgagcagctctcaaacttctcagctgtaactacaattgcacaattttatattttttctcattgcatacttataggagtatctcagatatatgcatgtgtttgtgcattgactctccgctgctcgtattcgtacatggtacatatgtgtagacgcaattattgtttcgtttatgtagatacataatgattgatctatggatgtgaattcacgtctctgcttagcatcggcttagagatggtagcactccttagttttgctaatattcgtaacaatattttgtgttctattcatttgttaaaactgtgaaaaattttagaaaattatcaaccagtggga contains:
- the Gr89a gene encoding LOW QUALITY PROTEIN: putative gustatory receptor 89a (The sequence of the model RefSeq protein was modified relative to this genomic sequence to represent the inferred CDS: substituted 2 bases at 2 genomic stop codons), which encodes YNTLSRVRALCGRHFINGKVLILLWLQLALTLYDFLTQLIYLVNLIVTIEPWRFFINLASLYLQQGRATLLLLITCFVLLLAACYMQLVQSLEDFTRGYNVRXERFEELIWLQNTLDAPIKQLITVFQLPLCLIVCDDFINVLAILYAHIYVITEAXWFAFIFYCAKISIELYLIFHVVNFCCEQRKRATQVFLDRDLDMRGCLAVKQL